The following DNA comes from Epinephelus lanceolatus isolate andai-2023 chromosome 1, ASM4190304v1, whole genome shotgun sequence.
TTACACACGTGGACATTATGTTATACTCCAAAAACAGCCTAAATGTAATTCCAGTTGGACTTTAAAatctagtttgtttgtttttttgtcagttaTTAAATGTCTGACACTGGCCGCTCCTCGCATTAATATGAAAAGAGATGAAAGCTGATCTATTTACTGTTACTGTCCCTTCATCTCTGCAGGTAACGAGAAGCTCCTGAAGGACCTGAGCGTCCGACAGAAAGACAAGttttcacagacagacagccgaGGTTGGACTCCTCTCCAcgaagcagcagctcagagtaACCACACTATCCTGGAGCTCACGTTCAAAGGTCTATATCTGCTTTTTAATAATTCAGCTTCACATTAACATAAAACCCTGTTTATGAAACAGACGTTAATTAAATCAAACAGTGAAGCATCCTGTTCTGCAGTTTCAGGCCGAGACTCCATGGAGAGTCGTACTCTGCGTGGTCAGACTCCTCTCTACGTGGCAGTGGAAGCAGGTATGGTGGAAAAcgcctccttcctcctccaacACGGAGCCAAGCCGGACAGCGAGGACCAAGACCAGGACTCTCCGCTGCTTGTAGGTACGCTGACCAACGATTCACTGCCTCAAAGCCTGTTAAGatcttttgtttgtctgtcacaGTGTGGTCTGAAATCTAAACATATGTCTTGAGCAGATCAAGGTGCATTTTTATTGATTGGCATCTGTCCATCTATACCAACTTTGTAAAGTTACTGTGACAGGAGGAAGTTACAGGCTTTTGTGGCCAATTTGGTCAATTCAGGAAGAGATTAAAGATTGAAACTCTTGACCTTGGAGACAAAACAAACTAATCTCACCACACGTAAGGTGCATTTACATGACCCTTAATATTCCCTATCATTCTACAGCAATCCGCTCAGAGCGCACTGACCTGATCAAGCTGCTGCTCCATCAGGGCTCCAGGGTGAACCAGCAGGGCTGCTACGGCCGCCGCCCCCTCCATGAGGCCGCACGGCTGGGTAAAGCAGAGCTGGTGACTCTGCTGCTGGATGCCGGAGCGCAGCCGGACCCTGCCAGCCACTACGGCCTCACGCCGCTCGCTCTGGCCGCTCAGGCAGGACatgtggaggtggtggagactCTGCTGAGGAGAGGTGAGAGAGCAAGGATGTCTTTTTAGTATTAGTCTCACTAGTCATATTTATGTTAACATTATCTCTTTAAAATCAGACATGATGCATTAAAATTTGAGCTGTTAAGTGATGGCAGTGGGATCTGGTGTTAGGgactgtatgaaaattattAGGGTGTGGAGGGGATTGAAAtattcaacttttcaaaaaagCCCTGCAGCATTGATATTTCCATGGGACCCTCCTGTcgatattttaaaataatattctaTACTCATATTGAGTCAATGCAATTGGTTTGGTTTTAGCAATGGGATCAAATAGGTATTTTCACAACGTACTGTCTCTTATTGAACTAAATCCCCTCCTGATGTTTGTCCTGCAGGAGCAGACGTCCTGTCCCAGGCGCAGGACGAAGCCTCCATCTTGTACGAGGCGTCTTTGACTGGAGATCCAGCTCTCATCAGTCTGTTGCTGGAATTTGGCGCTGACGCTAATGTGGCCAAACTCACAGGACATATGCCGATCCACCGCGTCGCACAAAGAGGGCATCTGCAGTAAATGTTAAACACTACATCATATCTCATGAGctcaacatttgttttgttttattctgcaaAGTCGTTAAAAACTAAATCATCAGataaggtttgtgtgtgtgtgtgtgtgtgtgtgtgtgtgtgtgtccctcccTCAGAgctctgaagctgctgattccTGTCACTTCTAAGGAAGAAGTAAACGACAGCGGGATGAGTCCTCTacactctgctgctgcaggaggacacacagactgcatcaaggtgtgtgtgtgtgtctgtgtgttttatcaGCCAAGATCAGTgttggaatgtaactaagtatatttacttaAGCACAGCAGCTTACATACTGTAAGTAGAAAGATTAGGTACTTGTACTCTATGCAGAATGATCCATATTCTAAAATTGACCATTCTGCAtaatcagtacttttacttttggtacttcttatattttgatgctgatacttaagaagtagtagtagtggagcgtcggtggcttagtggatagagcaggcgccccatgttcaaggctgttgccgcagcagcctgggttcgactccagcctgttttGGAACCTGCAGATGTTTGTAATGTTTGATGACTAAAACTGAAAACCCTTGGCAGACAAATGATTATTAGCAGACTAATTGCAGTGTAATTTCTTGGCAAATGCTTGTTTCTGATTGACTAACAACTAAATGTCACTCCTCCCAAACTCCCATCAGACCTTGCTGGATGCAGGTTATGACCCAAACTACATGCTCCTTTCCTGGGTTCGCCGTAACTATGACGACGAGAGGAAGTCAGCGCTCTTCTTTGCTGTCTTGAATAACGATGTGCCGTCAGCCAAACTGCTGCTGGAGGCCGGGGCGATGCCCAACCAAGACCCAGTCAAATgtttgcaggtgtgtgtgtgtgacttcctTTGTAGCATTAGAATAGCTGCCCCCTTCACATATACACTGAttagccaaaacattaaaaccagtggCTGGTGAAGTGAATATCACTGATCATTTTGTCACAATGCAGTGTTCTACTAGGAAACCTTGACATTCATGTTGATGCCACATGACACACTCCAACCACCCAAACGCTCTTGCAGACCAAGTGCACCCCCTAGTGGCAATGACACTCCCTGATACCAGCAGTACCCCAGCTGGGCAGTGCATCATATGACACCGTACAAACTGCACAGGAAAGGCCTGAGGAAAGTGGCAAATAGCTCAAGGCATCAAGCTGGCCTCCAGATATCCCATATCTCAATCTGATCGAACATCCATGGAATGTACCCTAGAGGTAACCCCGATACAAGGTAGGGCTTCCTCagatcagacttggctctgacctttCGAGGCATGGACCTAGGACTTCTGGGGGGTGTACCAGCAtggatgcttgatcagattcggatctggggaatttggaggccaggtcgacaccttgagctctttgttgCGTTTGTCGGACCATACCTGAACAGtttgtggcatggtgcattgtcctggtACTGGGGCCACTGTCAACAAGGaatgctgttgccatgagggggtgttCTTGGTCTGAAACGGTGTTCGGGTGGGTGGAATGTGTCgagtggtatccacatgaatgccaggaccacaGGTTTCCCAGTAGAGCGTTgtattgtaacaagatgatgaATTTTAATCACTTcaactgtcagtggttttaatgttgtggctgatcggtgtattgATCCAATAGTAAATCctcatttagatttaatttacAAATGCATCACTTAAGCGGCTGATCAACGGTCTGGCACTGGTCACAACTTGTTCCTGCTCCCTGGTTGTGGCCCGTGAAGCTAATTCGTGGACTGATCACACGACTAGGCTAATTGAGTAATGACAATGTTATTGAATGTGTACATGTTATC
Coding sequences within:
- the asb14a gene encoding ankyrin repeat and SOCS box protein 14 isoform X2, with amino-acid sequence MEFVQIRTEDEDEDDDAVTQYMIEQSLLESNKQKETHRDSTTRDNTSSKPEAAGSSAIFTAIRQGNEKLLKDLSVRQKDKFSQTDSRGWTPLHEAAAQSNHTILELTFKVSGRDSMESRTLRGQTPLYVAVEAGMVENASFLLQHGAKPDSEDQDQDSPLLVAIRSERTDLIKLLLHQGSRVNQQGCYGRRPLHEAARLGKAELVTLLLDAGAQPDPASHYGLTPLALAAQAGHVEVVETLLRRGADVLSQAQDEASILYEASLTGDPALISLLLEFGADANVAKLTGHMPIHRVAQRGHLQALKLLIPVTSKEEVNDSGMSPLHSAAAGGHTDCIKTLLDAGYDPNYMLLSWVRRNYDDERKSALFFAVLNNDVPSAKLLLEAGAMPNQDPVKCLQIALRVGNYEMIDLLLRFGANVNYYCKVNTTHFPSAMQYAFKDEVILRMLCKYGYDVGRCFDCPYGSGSHIPEDYEGWSNSVIKDTMCSSVR
- the asb14a gene encoding dynein axonemal heavy chain 12 isoform X1 — protein: MEFVQIRTEDEDEDDDAVTQYMIEQSLLESNKQKETHRDSTTRDNTSSKPEAAGSSAIFTAIRQGNEKLLKDLSVRQKDKFSQTDSRGWTPLHEAAAQSNHTILELTFKVSGRDSMESRTLRGQTPLYVAVEAGMVENASFLLQHGAKPDSEDQDQDSPLLVAIRSERTDLIKLLLHQGSRVNQQGCYGRRPLHEAARLGKAELVTLLLDAGAQPDPASHYGLTPLALAAQAGHVEVVETLLRRGADVLSQAQDEASILYEASLTGDPALISLLLEFGADANVAKLTGHMPIHRVAQRGHLQALKLLIPVTSKEEVNDSGMSPLHSAAAGGHTDCIKTLLDAGYDPNYMLLSWVRRNYDDERKSALFFAVLNNDVPSAKLLLEAGAMPNQDPVKCLQIALRVGNYEMIDLLLRFGANVNYYCKVNTTHFPSAMQYAFKDEVILRMLCKYGYDVGRCFDCPYGSGSHIPEDYEGWSNSVIKDTMFCEVITVSWLTDLSGEVVRILFDYLDHVTMCSKLKAAVMEQKQWPEICRLQENARSLKHLCRLKIRRCLGRLRLRSAVFMSFLPLPERLKDYIRYREYDLYNRQSSTPG